Proteins encoded by one window of Channa argus isolate prfri chromosome 1, Channa argus male v1.0, whole genome shotgun sequence:
- the gpr75 gene encoding probable G-protein coupled receptor 75, which yields MNTTAMPSDLVDVPRHQTFNATLGTQTPSGWAVIHTATLTFCSLLLIFIFCLGSYGNLVVFLSFFDPAFRKFRTNFDFMILNLSFCDLFICCVTTPMFALVLFLDAGGGDGVSKSFCFAFHLTSLGFIIMSLETVAVIALHRLRMVLGQQPNRTASFPCTLALTALLWTSSFTMAALLTMRAYPRRDGPCLPHFGLGGGDARVVLYVYLADFAFCVAVVSVSYLTIAQTLRKNAQVRKCPIITVDATCPPPPPPLIAAGFESMQCAVQGPSLYRNQTYNKLQNVQTHSYANRTSQCLVPGAAQGATCCQVVSTVNLATAKDSKAVVTCVVIVFSVLLCCLPMGVSLAQDVLSPESNFAHYQFELCGFVLIFLKSGINPFVYSRNSAGLRRRVLCCVQWAALGFLCCKQKTRLHAMGKGSLEVNRNKSSHHETNSAYVLSPKPQRRLVDQACGPSHSRDCAGSPRATGVRKPRPPSTSTPINTRIEPYYSIYNSSPSAGPSSPTSLQPVSSQTFAFAKSYVAMHYHTHQDALQDFESTSVHQIPIPSV from the coding sequence ATGAACACCACTGCTATGCCATCAGACCTGGTGGATGTGCCAAGACATCAGACATTCAATGCTACCCTGGGCACACAGACTCCATCAGGTTGGGCTGTGATCCACACTGCTACCTTGACCTTTTGttctctcctcctcatcttcatcttctgcCTGGGCTCTTACGGCAATCTCGTGGTGTTCCTGTCCTTTTTTGATCCAGCGTTTCGCAAGTTTCGCACAAACTTTGACTTCATGATCCTCAACCTGTCCTTCTGTGACTTGTTCATCTGCTGTGTGACTACCCCCATGTTTGCACTGGTGCTCTTCCTGGACGCAGGTGGAGGGGATGGCGTGTCAAAAAGTTTTTGCTTTGCCTTCCATTTGACCAGCTTGGGTTTCATCATCATGTCTCTGGAGACTGTAGCTGTCATTGCTTTGCACCGTCTGCGCATGGTTTTGGGGCAGCAGCCTAACCGCACCGCTTCCTTTCCCTGCACACTGGCTCTCACTGCCCTGCTGTGGACATCCAGTTTCACCATGGCTGCTCTTCTAACCATGAGAGCGTACCCACGTAGAGATGGGCCCTGTTTGCCCCACTTCGGCCTGGGAGGTGGAGACGCCAGGGTTGTGCTGTATGTTTACCTGGCAGACTTTGCCTTCTGTGTAGCTGTGGTGTCTGTATCCTATCTTACGATTGCTCAGACGCTGAGGAAGAATGCACAAGTGAGGAAATGTCCCATCATCACAGTAGACGCCAcatgccccccacccccaccacctctCATTGCGGCAGGCTTTGAGAGCATGCAGTGTGCTGTTCAAGGCCCTTCTCTGTACCGTAACCAGACTTACAACAAACTGCAGAATGTTCAGACACACTCATATGCCAATCGGACCAGCCAGTGTCTGGTTCCAGGGGCTGCCCAAGGAGCCACCTGCTGCCAGGTTGTGTCTACAGTCAACTTGGCCACAGCCAAAGACTCTAAGGCTGTTGTCACCTGCGTTGTCATAGTCTTCTCggtgctgctgtgctgcttgCCGATGGGAGTTTCACTGGCACAGGATGTTTTGTCACCAGAAAGTAACTTCGCACATTACCAGTTTGAACTGTGCGGCTTTGTGCTGATTTTTCTCAAGTCAGGCATCAATCCCTTCGTGTATTCACGCAACAGTGCGGGCCTTCGCCGCcgtgtgctgtgctgtgttcaGTGGGCGGCACTGGGCTTCCTCTGTTGCAAGCAAAAGACTCGCCTGCATGCAATGGGGAAGGGCAGTCTCGAAGTCAATCGCAATAAGTCCTCCCATCATGAGACCAACTCAGCCTATGTACTGTCACCAAAACCACAGAGGAGGCTGGTTGACCAGGCCTGTGGGCCCAGTCACTCAAGGGATTGTGCCGGGAGTCCGAGGGCCACAGGTGTACGCAAACCTCGCCCCCCGAGCACCTCTACACCTATTAACACCCGCATTGAGCCCTACTACAGCATATACAACAGCAGTCCCTCTGCAGGGCCCAGTTCCCCAACCAGCCTGCAGCCTGTCAGCTCTCAGACGTTTGCCTTTGCCAAGTCGTATGTAGCCATGCACTACCACACACACCAAGACGCACTACAAGACTTTGAAAGCACCTCAGTGCACCAGATTCCCATTCCTTCAGTCTAA
- the erlec1 gene encoding endoplasmic reticulum lectin 1 isoform X1, producing MTPGLLLVFVGGLLEVCSGVSANRGGYPSFTDEIPFKITWPGADFTLPISGALYSEDDFVIMTTTEKEKYKCLLPSLTAGDEDDDKGYSGPSPGELLEPLFKRSSCSYRIESYWTYEVCHGKHVRQYHEERETGQKISVQEYYLGNMAQKSQATETDKVDEAEYVKSAAETVPTKNIEGQLTPYYSIEMGNGTPCVLKQNEPRSTSVLYVCHPEAKHEILSIAEVTTCEYEVVVLTPLLCAHPKYRFKSSPVNAIFCQALGGSPLRPQRLAQLDKEQEEQLKPPFSATAETREEDVSPVSEEAFTSTHKPMTVGGQDQVTVGTTHISRLTDDQLIKEFLSGSYCLHGGVGWWKYEFCYGRHVHQYHEDKEQGKNIVVVGSWNAEEHIDWAKKNVARSYQLKDDGVQKVKLVSHFYGHGDLCDLTGKPRQVVVKLKCKESESPHAVTVYMLEPQTCQYILGVESPVICRILDTADEHGLLSISS from the exons ATGACGCCTGGGCTGCTGTTGGTGTTTGTCGGGGGGCTGCTGGAGGTGTGCAGCGGAGTGTCAGCAAACAGAGGAGGGTATCCGTCCTTTACCGACGAAATCCCTTTCAAAATCACCTGGCCAGGCGCTGACTTCACGCTG cCAATTTCAGGTGCACTTTACAGCGAAGATGACTTTGTTATCATGACCacaacagagaaggagaagtaCAAATGCCTCCTGCCATCTCTGACCGCTGGAGATGAG GATGATGATAAGGGTTACAGCGGACCCAGTCCGGGTGAACTGTTGGAGCCACTATTCAAACGAAGCAGCTGCTCCTACAGG ATTGAGTCATACTGGACATATGAAGTATGCCACGGAAAGCATGTCAGACAGTATCATGAGGAGAGGGAGACCGGCCAG AAGATTAGTGTTCAGGAGTACTACCTGGGCAATATGGCACAGAAGAGCCAAGCTACAGAAACGG ATAAAGTTGATGAGGCAGAATATGTCAAATCAGCAGCTGAAACA GTGCCCACTAAGAATATAGAAGGTCAGCTCACTCCCTACTACTCTATCGAGATGGGAAATGGGACTCCTTGCGTGCTAAAGCAGAACGAGCCTCGCTCCACATCTGTGCTGTACGTATGTCATCCGGAGGCCAAGCATGAGATCCTGTCTATTGCAGAGGTCACTACCTGTGAATATGAGGTGGTGGTGTTGACCCCGCTGCTTTGTGCTCATCCAAAATACAG GTTCAAGTCCTCCCCGGTGAATGCCATCTTCTGCCAGGCCCTGGGGGGCTCTCCTCTGCGTCCTCAACGACTTGCCCAGTTAGACAAGGAGCAGGAGGAACAGCTTAAACCGCCTTTTAGTGCCACTGCTGAGACCAGAGAG GAGGATGTGTCACCAGTGAGTGAGGAGGCCTTCACGTCCACTCATAAACCCATGACTGTCGGAGGGCAGGATCAGGTCACTGTGGGTACCACTCACATCTCTCGTTTGACAGATGACCAGCTAATCAAGGAGTTCCTCAGTGGCTCATACTGTCTACATGGG ggGGTTGGGTGGTGGAAATATGAATTCTGTTATGGAAGGCATGTCCATCAGTACCATGAG GATAAAGAACAAGGGAAGAATATCGTGGTAGTGGGGAGCTGGAACGCCGAGGAGCACATTGATTGGGCCAAGAAGAATGTTGCCCGATCCTACCAGCTAAAAGATGATGGAGTACAGAAAGTCAA GTTGGTTTCCCACTTTTATGGCCACGGGGATCTGTGTGATCTGACAGGAAAGCCCAGACAGGTCGTTGTCAAGCTCAA ATGTAAGGAGTCCGAATCCCCTCATGCTGTCACTGTCTACATGCTGGAGCCTCAGACCTGTCAGTACATCCTTGGG GTTGAGTCTCCAGTCATATGCAGGATTCTAGATACTGCTGATGAACATGGACTTTTGTCAATCTCCAGCTAA
- the erlec1 gene encoding endoplasmic reticulum lectin 1 isoform X2 has protein sequence MTPGLLLVFVGGLLEVCSGVSANRGGYPSFTDEIPFKITWPGADFTLPISGALYSEDDFVIMTTTEKEKYKCLLPSLTAGDEDDDKGYSGPSPGELLEPLFKRSSCSYRIESYWTYEVCHGKHVRQYHEERETGQISVQEYYLGNMAQKSQATETDKVDEAEYVKSAAETVPTKNIEGQLTPYYSIEMGNGTPCVLKQNEPRSTSVLYVCHPEAKHEILSIAEVTTCEYEVVVLTPLLCAHPKYRFKSSPVNAIFCQALGGSPLRPQRLAQLDKEQEEQLKPPFSATAETREEDVSPVSEEAFTSTHKPMTVGGQDQVTVGTTHISRLTDDQLIKEFLSGSYCLHGGVGWWKYEFCYGRHVHQYHEDKEQGKNIVVVGSWNAEEHIDWAKKNVARSYQLKDDGVQKVKLVSHFYGHGDLCDLTGKPRQVVVKLKCKESESPHAVTVYMLEPQTCQYILGVESPVICRILDTADEHGLLSISS, from the exons ATGACGCCTGGGCTGCTGTTGGTGTTTGTCGGGGGGCTGCTGGAGGTGTGCAGCGGAGTGTCAGCAAACAGAGGAGGGTATCCGTCCTTTACCGACGAAATCCCTTTCAAAATCACCTGGCCAGGCGCTGACTTCACGCTG cCAATTTCAGGTGCACTTTACAGCGAAGATGACTTTGTTATCATGACCacaacagagaaggagaagtaCAAATGCCTCCTGCCATCTCTGACCGCTGGAGATGAG GATGATGATAAGGGTTACAGCGGACCCAGTCCGGGTGAACTGTTGGAGCCACTATTCAAACGAAGCAGCTGCTCCTACAGG ATTGAGTCATACTGGACATATGAAGTATGCCACGGAAAGCATGTCAGACAGTATCATGAGGAGAGGGAGACCGGCCAG ATTAGTGTTCAGGAGTACTACCTGGGCAATATGGCACAGAAGAGCCAAGCTACAGAAACGG ATAAAGTTGATGAGGCAGAATATGTCAAATCAGCAGCTGAAACA GTGCCCACTAAGAATATAGAAGGTCAGCTCACTCCCTACTACTCTATCGAGATGGGAAATGGGACTCCTTGCGTGCTAAAGCAGAACGAGCCTCGCTCCACATCTGTGCTGTACGTATGTCATCCGGAGGCCAAGCATGAGATCCTGTCTATTGCAGAGGTCACTACCTGTGAATATGAGGTGGTGGTGTTGACCCCGCTGCTTTGTGCTCATCCAAAATACAG GTTCAAGTCCTCCCCGGTGAATGCCATCTTCTGCCAGGCCCTGGGGGGCTCTCCTCTGCGTCCTCAACGACTTGCCCAGTTAGACAAGGAGCAGGAGGAACAGCTTAAACCGCCTTTTAGTGCCACTGCTGAGACCAGAGAG GAGGATGTGTCACCAGTGAGTGAGGAGGCCTTCACGTCCACTCATAAACCCATGACTGTCGGAGGGCAGGATCAGGTCACTGTGGGTACCACTCACATCTCTCGTTTGACAGATGACCAGCTAATCAAGGAGTTCCTCAGTGGCTCATACTGTCTACATGGG ggGGTTGGGTGGTGGAAATATGAATTCTGTTATGGAAGGCATGTCCATCAGTACCATGAG GATAAAGAACAAGGGAAGAATATCGTGGTAGTGGGGAGCTGGAACGCCGAGGAGCACATTGATTGGGCCAAGAAGAATGTTGCCCGATCCTACCAGCTAAAAGATGATGGAGTACAGAAAGTCAA GTTGGTTTCCCACTTTTATGGCCACGGGGATCTGTGTGATCTGACAGGAAAGCCCAGACAGGTCGTTGTCAAGCTCAA ATGTAAGGAGTCCGAATCCCCTCATGCTGTCACTGTCTACATGCTGGAGCCTCAGACCTGTCAGTACATCCTTGGG GTTGAGTCTCCAGTCATATGCAGGATTCTAGATACTGCTGATGAACATGGACTTTTGTCAATCTCCAGCTAA